From the Bacillus sp. (in: firmicutes) genome, the window CCATAAAAATCACCCCTTAAAGTAAATGTTGCCCATTAGGGGGTTTTTCAACCTCTACTTTAAGGGGTGCAGTTCATCTTAGCGGTACGGGTTTATTTATTGTTAGTTCCGGGGAACATGAAATTCAATAATATTTCCATCGGGATCAGTGCAAAAAATTTGTTTAAATCCACTTCGACTATTTGGTTTTTCTTTTACCTCGATCCCTTGTCTTTTAAGATGATTCAATGTAGCCTCATAATCTTTCACACGAATGGCAAAGTGACCGTCTCTTGAATCTATCCCCCCATCTTTTCGTAACGTTTGGGATGTTGGGTGTACGATCAGATGCAATTGTTGGTTCTCTCCAATGGCAAACCACGCACCTGGAAAATCAAACGGTGGGCGTTTAATTTCCTTTAATCCTAGTTGATCTCTATAAAAAGTGATGGCTCGCTCTAAGTCTGTTACTACAAGGCTGACATGATGAATACCTTCAATTTTGATCACCGTCATCACTCCTAGAAATTCACTTTGACAAAAAAAGATACCTCAACAGGAGGTACATGTTATAATTGTTTCACTTTTTCTAAAACCTCTTTTGGCTCAGCTCGTTTTGTATAGTCTTCATCGACATAAGCGTAGCGAATCGTTTGATCACGGTCGATAATAAATGTTGCCGGAACTGGTAAATTCCATGACTGGTCACCATTGTATTGATCGACGTTTAATTGAAATGTTTTGTACACATCAATTAAATAATCAGGTAAAGTAAACAACAAATTGTACTTTTGGGCAACTTCGCCGCCAACATCACTTAAAACATAAAAAGAGAGTTCGTTTTTCTCTTTGGTCGTTAATGATTTGTTCGGTGATTGTGGACTGATGGCGACCAACTCTGCTCCAGCTTGATGTAATTCTTCTAGCACTTGTTGATACGCCTGAAGTTCTAGATTACAATATGGACACCAAGCGCCTCGATAAAAGGTAAGTACGACTGGCCCTTTTTTTACTAACGATGATAACTGTACTTCCTTACCTGTCGCATCTGGAAGTGAGAAATCAGGAGCTTGCTCACCAACTTTTAGCCCTTTTCCCTTGTCCGAAGCTTTTAATTCTTCCGTCGCTTTTGCCATAATTGCTCGTACTTCATCTGGAATACGTTTACCAGCATTTTGTTTATAGTGTTCAATAGCTTCTAATAAACTGTTCATGCTCTCCTCTCCTTTC encodes:
- a CDS encoding AhpC/TSA family protein, translating into MNSLLEAIEHYKQNAGKRIPDEVRAIMAKATEELKASDKGKGLKVGEQAPDFSLPDATGKEVQLSSLVKKGPVVLTFYRGAWCPYCNLELQAYQQVLEELHQAGAELVAISPQSPNKSLTTKEKNELSFYVLSDVGGEVAQKYNLLFTLPDYLIDVYKTFQLNVDQYNGDQSWNLPVPATFIIDRDQTIRYAYVDEDYTKRAEPKEVLEKVKQL
- a CDS encoding VOC family protein, translating into MIKIEGIHHVSLVVTDLERAITFYRDQLGLKEIKRPPFDFPGAWFAIGENQQLHLIVHPTSQTLRKDGGIDSRDGHFAIRVKDYEATLNHLKRQGIEVKEKPNSRSGFKQIFCTDPDGNIIEFHVPRN